The Seriola aureovittata isolate HTS-2021-v1 ecotype China chromosome 2, ASM2101889v1, whole genome shotgun sequence genome has a segment encoding these proteins:
- the ankrd33ab gene encoding photoreceptor ankyrin repeat protein, with the protein MATAAEDPHLGSGPDEDDVSLSGGESDSDSILSDDSVLPDYRPETSNGRAASTLYQACARNEPFSLRKVLERGVTKEEVMELDINSWNGLMVACCKGFVDIVYGLHNCPFIDINHQDNEGNTALMIAAQAGHINTVMYLLNYYSGIDTEIKDCRGFTALIKAAMTGRNDVVAALVMAGADIHAVDSTKGKCARDWALKTGRYETLHRLRRLNMRPKAEQFCESYVPEWPELKEKVAKAIAEKTAREKITQHIKNTFGFRIPRDPQDNGVFDHMVRMTTSIHSPLISTGCRPLCPTSPPEVGKRRLAVPELVKKHPDKELEESSVCHSNGSVSHIIPTIHSAESIATRCCTDTERRGSILSLASTKVATTFIPRSMARRNSVFPSGCIPQINISRPTEATPKKEKKKKKKKEKGFLEPPKWKYKEIKDEKKREKKKAEKDKAEKEKEKKKEKESKTAKK; encoded by the exons ATggccactgcagcagaggaccCCCACCTGGGCTCAGGCCCCGATGAGGACGACGTGTCTCTGTCAGGGGGCGAGTCCGATTCGGACAGCATCCTCTCTGATGACTCGGTGCTTCCAGACTACAGGCCGGAGACGAGTAATGGGCGTGCAGCATCAACACTGTATCAAGCATGCGCCCGTAACGAACCTTTCTCTCTGCGTAAAGTTCTGGAGAGAGGGGTCACAAAAGAAGAGGTCATGGAGCTGGACATCAACAGCTGG AATGGCTTGATGGTGGCCTGCTGCAAAGGTTTCGTGGACATTGTATATGGGCTTCACAACTGTCCCTTTATAGACATAAACCACCAGGACAACGAAGGCAACACTGCACTGATGATTGCAGCCCAAGCAG gTCATATCAACACAGTCATGTATCTCCTAAACTACTATTCTGGTATAGACACGGAAATAAAGGATTGTCGTGGTTTCACGGCCCTCATCAAAGCTGCTATGACCGGCCGCAATGACGTCGTGGCTGCCCTCGTAATGGCCG GGGCTGACATTCATGCAGTAGACTCTACAAAAGGAAAATGTGCTCGGGACTGGGCACTGAAAACAGGTCGTTATGAGACCTTGCATCGCCTCCGCCGCCTGAATATGCGACCGAAAGCTGAGCAGTTCTGTGAGAGTTATGTCCCTGAGTGGCCTGAGCTCAAGGAGAAGGTAGCCAAGGCCATAGCTGAGAAAACCGCAAGGGAAAAAATTACCCAGCATATAAAAAATACCTTTGGATTCAGAATTCCTCGTGACCCACAAGACAATGGGGTCTTCGACCACATGGTGCGCATGACCACAAGCATCCATAGTCCCCTAATTTCAACTGGATGCCGTCCACTCTGCCCAACAAGCCCTCCAGAGGTGGGGAAGAGGCGGCTGGCTGTACCGGAGCTGGTGAAGAAACACCCAGATAAGGAGCTAGAAGAGAGCTCGGTATGCCACAGCAACGGCTCCGTGTCACACATCATTCCCACAATCCACTCTGCAGAGTCCATTGCTACCAGGTGCTGCACCGACACAGAGCGGCGAGGAAGCATCCTCTCACTGGCCTCCACCAAAGTCGCTACTACATTTATTCCCCGCAGTATGGCGAGAAGGAACAGCGTGTTCCCCTCTGGCTGCATCCCCCAGATCAACATCAGCAGGCCTACAGAGGCAAcgccaaagaaagaaaagaagaaaaagaagaagaaggaaaagggaTTCCTGGAACCACCCAAGTGGAAGTACAAGGAGATCAAGgatgagaaaaagagggaaaagaaaaaggctgagaaagataaagcagagaaagaaaaggagaaaaaaaaggaaaaagaaagcaagACGGCAAAAAAATAG